From the genome of Staphylococcus haemolyticus, one region includes:
- the rpoC gene encoding DNA-directed RNA polymerase subunit beta': MKIGLASPEKIRSWSYGEVKKPETINYRTLKPEKDGLFCERIFGPTKDWECSCGKYKRVRYKGMVCDRCGVEVIKSKVRRERMGHIELAAPVSHIWYFKGIPSRMGLLLDMSPRALEEVIYFASYVVVDPGPTGLEKKSLLSEAEFREYYDKYPGQFVAKMGAEGIKDLLEEINLDEELKSLRDELESATGQRLTRAIKRLEVVESFRNSGNNPAWMILDVLPIIPPEIRPMVQLDGGRFATSDLNDLYRRVINRNNRLKRLLDLGAPGIIVQNEKRMLQEAVDALIDNGRRGRPVTGPGNRPLKSLSHMLKGKQGRFRQNLLGKRVDYSGRSVIAVGPSLKMYQCGLPKEMALELFKPFVMKELVQREIATNIKNAKSKIERMDDEVWDVLEDVIREHPVLLNRAPTLHRLGIQAFEPTLVEGRAIRLHPLVTTAYNADFDGDQMAVHVPLSKEAQAEARMLMLAAQNILNPKDGKPVVTPSQDMVLGNYYLTLERKDAMNTGTIFNDTNEVLKAYANGYVHLHTRIGVHAKSFNNPTFTEAQNNKILATSVGKVIFNEIIPDSFAFINEPSQTNLEGKTPDKYFIDSTQLGEGGLKAYFEEQELIEPFNKKFLGNIIAEVFNRFSITDTSMMLDRMKDLGFKFSSKAGITVGVADIVVLPDKQDILDEHEKLVERVSKQFNRGLITEDERYNAVVEIWTDAKDQIQGELMQSLEKTNPIFMMSDSGARGNASNFTQLAGMRGLMAAPSGKIIELPITSSFREGLTVLEYFISTHGARKGLADTALKTADSGYLTRRLVDVAQDVIVREEDCGTDRGLLVSDIKEGAEMIEPFIERIEGRYSKETIRHPETDEIIIRPDELITAEIAKKITDAGIEQMYIRSAFTCNTRHGVCEKCYGKNLATGEKVEVGEAVGTIAAQSIGEPGTQLTMRTFHTGGVAGSDITQGLPRIQEIFEARNPKGQAVITEIEGVVEDIKLAKDRQQEIVVKGANETRSYLASGTSRLKVEVGQSVERGEVLTEGSIEPKNFLAVAGLNATESYLLKEVQKVYRMQGVEIDDKHVEVMVRQMLRKVRIIEAGDTKLLPGSLVDIHSFTDANREAFKERKRPATAKPVLLGITKASLETESFLSAASFQETTRVLTDAAIKGKRDDLLGLKENVIIGKLIPAGTGMRRYSDVKYDKAETPVTETEEAEIIE, translated from the coding sequence ATGAAAATCGGTTTAGCCTCACCTGAAAAAATCCGTTCATGGTCATACGGTGAAGTAAAAAAACCAGAAACAATCAACTATCGTACATTGAAACCAGAAAAAGATGGTCTTTTCTGTGAAAGAATTTTTGGACCTACAAAAGACTGGGAATGTAGTTGTGGTAAGTACAAACGTGTACGCTACAAAGGCATGGTCTGTGACAGATGTGGTGTAGAAGTAATTAAATCTAAAGTACGTCGTGAAAGAATGGGACACATTGAATTAGCTGCTCCAGTTTCACATATTTGGTATTTCAAAGGTATTCCAAGTCGTATGGGTCTTTTATTAGACATGTCTCCTAGAGCATTAGAAGAAGTTATTTATTTCGCTTCATATGTTGTAGTAGATCCAGGTCCAACAGGCTTAGAGAAAAAATCATTATTATCTGAAGCTGAATTCAGAGAATATTACGATAAATACCCAGGTCAATTTGTAGCTAAAATGGGTGCTGAAGGTATTAAAGACCTATTAGAAGAAATTAACTTAGACGAAGAATTAAAATCATTGCGTGACGAATTAGAATCTGCAACTGGTCAAAGATTGACACGTGCGATTAAACGTTTAGAAGTTGTTGAATCATTCAGAAACTCTGGTAATAATCCAGCGTGGATGATTTTAGACGTACTTCCAATTATTCCACCTGAAATCCGTCCAATGGTTCAGTTAGATGGTGGACGTTTCGCAACAAGTGATTTAAATGATTTATACCGTCGTGTGATTAACCGTAATAATCGTTTAAAACGTTTATTAGACTTAGGTGCTCCTGGCATCATCGTTCAAAACGAAAAACGTATGTTGCAAGAAGCAGTTGATGCATTAATCGATAACGGTCGTCGTGGTCGTCCAGTTACTGGTCCAGGTAACAGACCATTGAAATCACTTTCACATATGTTGAAAGGTAAACAAGGTCGTTTCCGTCAAAACTTACTTGGTAAACGTGTTGACTATTCAGGTCGTTCAGTTATCGCTGTTGGTCCAAGCTTAAAAATGTATCAATGTGGATTACCTAAAGAAATGGCGCTTGAATTGTTCAAGCCATTCGTAATGAAGGAATTAGTTCAACGTGAAATTGCTACTAACATCAAAAATGCTAAAAGTAAAATTGAGCGTATGGACGATGAAGTATGGGACGTATTGGAAGATGTAATCAGAGAACACCCTGTATTACTTAACCGTGCACCTACTCTTCACAGATTAGGTATCCAAGCATTCGAACCTACATTAGTTGAAGGTCGTGCTATCCGTCTACACCCACTTGTAACAACAGCTTACAACGCGGACTTTGACGGTGACCAAATGGCCGTTCACGTTCCTTTATCTAAAGAAGCACAAGCTGAAGCACGTATGTTAATGTTAGCTGCTCAAAACATCTTGAACCCTAAAGACGGTAAACCTGTCGTAACACCATCACAAGATATGGTATTAGGTAACTATTACCTAACATTAGAACGTAAAGATGCAATGAACACTGGTACTATCTTTAATGATACAAACGAAGTGCTTAAAGCTTATGCAAATGGCTATGTTCATTTACACACTCGTATTGGTGTACATGCGAAATCATTTAACAACCCTACATTCACAGAAGCTCAAAACAACAAAATTTTAGCTACTTCAGTAGGTAAAGTGATTTTCAATGAAATCATTCCTGATTCATTCGCATTCATCAATGAACCTAGTCAAACAAATCTTGAAGGTAAAACACCTGACAAATACTTTATTGATTCAACTCAATTGGGTGAAGGTGGACTTAAAGCATACTTTGAAGAACAAGAACTTATTGAACCATTCAATAAAAAATTCTTAGGTAATATTATTGCCGAAGTCTTCAATAGATTCAGTATCACTGATACATCTATGATGCTTGACCGTATGAAAGATTTAGGTTTCAAATTCTCATCTAAAGCTGGTATCACTGTTGGTGTAGCAGATATTGTTGTACTTCCAGATAAACAAGACATTTTAGATGAGCACGAAAAATTAGTAGAACGTGTATCTAAACAATTTAATCGTGGTTTAATTACTGAAGATGAACGTTATAATGCCGTTGTTGAAATTTGGACAGATGCCAAAGATCAAATTCAAGGCGAATTAATGCAATCTCTTGAGAAAACAAACCCAATCTTCATGATGAGTGATTCTGGTGCACGTGGTAACGCATCTAACTTTACACAATTAGCTGGTATGCGTGGTTTAATGGCCGCACCATCAGGTAAAATTATTGAGTTACCAATCACATCTTCATTCCGTGAAGGTTTAACAGTGTTAGAATACTTCATCTCTACACACGGTGCGCGTAAAGGTCTTGCCGATACAGCCCTTAAAACAGCTGACTCTGGTTACCTTACTCGTCGTCTTGTTGACGTTGCTCAAGACGTTATTGTTCGTGAAGAAGACTGTGGCACAGACCGCGGCTTACTAGTTTCTGATATCAAAGAAGGTGCAGAAATGATCGAACCATTCATCGAACGTATTGAAGGACGTTATTCTAAAGAAACAATTCGTCATCCTGAAACTGATGAAATCATCATCCGTCCAGACGAATTAATCACTGCTGAAATCGCTAAGAAAATCACTGATGCCGGTATTGAACAAATGTACATCCGCTCAGCATTTACATGTAACACACGTCACGGTGTTTGTGAAAAATGTTACGGTAAAAACCTTGCTACTGGTGAAAAAGTTGAAGTGGGTGAAGCAGTTGGTACAATCGCTGCTCAATCAATCGGTGAACCTGGTACCCAACTTACAATGCGTACATTCCATACAGGTGGTGTAGCAGGAAGCGATATCACTCAAGGTCTTCCACGTATTCAAGAGATCTTCGAAGCACGTAATCCAAAAGGTCAAGCTGTGATTACTGAAATCGAAGGTGTCGTTGAAGATATTAAATTAGCAAAAGATCGCCAACAAGAAATTGTTGTTAAAGGTGCTAATGAAACAAGATCTTACTTAGCTTCAGGTACTTCTAGATTAAAAGTAGAAGTCGGTCAATCAGTTGAACGTGGTGAAGTATTAACTGAAGGTTCAATCGAACCTAAGAACTTCCTAGCTGTTGCTGGTTTAAATGCGACTGAAAGTTACTTACTTAAAGAAGTTCAAAAAGTTTATCGTATGCAAGGTGTAGAAATTGATGATAAACACGTTGAAGTAATGGTAAGACAAATGTTACGTAAAGTTAGAATCATCGAAGCTGGTGATACTAAGTTATTACCTGGTTCATTGGTTGACATTCATAGCTTTACAGATGCAAACAGAGAAGCGTTTAAAGAACGTAAACGTCCAGCAACTGCTAAACCAGTATTGCTTGGTATTACAAAAGCGTCTCTTGAAACTGAAAGCTTCTTATCAGCAGCATCATTCCAAGAAACAACTCGTGTACTTACAGATGCAGCAATTAAAGGTAAACGCGACGACTTACTTGGACTTAAAGAAAACGTTATTATTGGTAAGTTAATTCCAGCTGGTACTGGTATGAGACGTTATAGTGACGTTAAATATGATAAAGCTGAAACACCAGTTACAGAAACTGAAGAAGCAGAAATCATTGAATAA
- the rpoB gene encoding DNA-directed RNA polymerase subunit beta, whose protein sequence is MAGQVVQYGRHRKRRNYARISEVLELPNLIEIQTKSYDWFLKEGLLEMFRDISPIEDFTGNLSLEFVDYRLGEPKYDLEESKNRDATYAAPLRVKVRLIIKETGEVKEQEVFMGDFPLMTDTGTFVINGAERVIVSQLVRSPSVYFNEKIDKNGRENYDATIIPNRGAWLEYETDAKDVVYVRIDRTRKLPLTVLLRALGFSNDQEIIDLLGDSEYLRNTLEKDGTENTEQALLEIYERLRPGEPPTVENAKSLLYSRFFDPKRYDLASVGRYKANKKLHLKHRLFNQRLAEPIVNSETGEIVAEEGTVLDRRKLDEIMEVLETNANSEVFELEGTVIDEPVEIQSIKVYVPNDEEGRTTTVIGNALPDSEVKCITPADIIASMSYFFNLLNGIGYTDDIDHLGNRRLRSVGELLQNQFRIGLSRMERVVRERMSIQDTDSITPQQLINIRPVIASIKEFFGSSQLSQFMDQANPLAELTHKRRLSALGPGGLTRERAQMEVRDVHYSHYGRMCPIETPEGPNIGLINSLSSYARVNEFGFIETPYRKVDLDTNSITDQIDYLTADEEDSYVVAQANSRLDENGRFLDDEVVCRFRGNNTVMAKEKMDYMDVSPKQVVSAATACIPFLENDDSNRALMGANMQRQAVPLMNTEAPFVGTGMEHVAARDSGAAITAKYRGRVEHVESKEILVRRLVEENGTEHEGELDRYPLAKFKRSNTGTCYNQRPIVSVGDVVEYNEILADGPSMELGEMALGRNVVVGFMTWDGYNYEDAVIMSERLVKDDVYTSIHIEEYESEARDTKLGPEEITRDIPNVSENALKNLDDRGIVYVGAEVKDGDILVGKVTPKGVTELTAEERLLHAIFGEKAREVRDTSLRVPHGAGGIVLDVKVFNREEGDDTLSPGVNQLVRVYIVQKRKIHVGDKMCGRHGNKGVISKIVPEEDMPYLPDGRPIDIMLNPLGVPSRMNIGQVLELHLGMAAKNLGIHVASPVFDGANDDDVWSTIEEAGMARDGKTVLYDGRTGEPFDNRISVGVMYMLKLAHMVDDKLHARSTGPYSLVTQQPLGGKAQFGGQRFGEMEVWALEAYGAAYTLQEILTYKSDDTVGRVKTYEAIVKGENISRPSVPESFRVLMKELQSLGLDVKVMDEQDNEIEMADVDDEDATERKVDLQQKDVPETQKETTD, encoded by the coding sequence TTGGCAGGTCAAGTTGTCCAATATGGAAGACATCGTAAACGTAGAAATTATGCGAGAATTTCAGAAGTATTAGAATTACCAAACTTAATAGAAATTCAAACTAAATCTTACGACTGGTTCCTAAAAGAAGGTTTATTAGAAATGTTCCGTGATATTTCTCCAATTGAAGATTTCACAGGTAACCTTTCTTTAGAATTTGTAGATTATCGATTAGGTGAACCAAAATATGATTTAGAAGAATCAAAAAACCGTGACGCTACTTATGCTGCACCTCTTCGTGTTAAAGTACGTCTAATAATCAAAGAAACTGGCGAAGTTAAAGAACAAGAAGTATTTATGGGTGACTTCCCATTAATGACAGATACAGGTACATTCGTAATCAATGGTGCAGAACGTGTAATCGTGTCTCAATTAGTACGTTCACCATCCGTTTATTTCAATGAGAAAATTGACAAAAACGGTCGTGAAAACTATGATGCGACAATTATCCCTAACCGTGGTGCATGGTTAGAATATGAAACAGATGCTAAAGATGTAGTTTATGTACGTATTGATAGAACACGTAAATTACCATTAACAGTATTATTACGTGCTTTAGGCTTCTCAAACGATCAAGAAATTATTGATTTATTAGGAGACAGTGAATATTTACGTAATACGCTTGAAAAAGATGGCACTGAAAATACTGAGCAAGCATTATTAGAAATATACGAACGTTTACGTCCTGGTGAGCCACCAACAGTTGAAAATGCGAAAAGTTTACTTTATTCACGCTTTTTCGACCCTAAACGTTATGATTTAGCAAGTGTTGGTCGTTACAAAGCTAATAAAAAATTACACTTAAAACACCGCTTATTTAATCAAAGATTAGCAGAACCAATCGTTAATAGCGAAACTGGTGAAATTGTTGCCGAAGAAGGTACAGTTCTAGACCGTCGCAAATTAGACGAAATTATGGAAGTTTTAGAAACAAATGCTAATAGTGAAGTGTTTGAATTAGAAGGTACAGTTATTGATGAACCTGTTGAGATTCAATCAATCAAAGTTTACGTACCAAATGATGAAGAAGGTCGTACGACTACTGTAATCGGTAATGCGTTACCAGATTCAGAAGTTAAATGTATTACACCAGCAGATATCATTGCTTCAATGAGTTATTTCTTTAACTTGTTAAATGGCATTGGTTACACAGACGATATTGACCACTTAGGAAACCGTCGTTTACGTTCAGTTGGTGAATTATTACAAAACCAATTCCGTATCGGTTTATCAAGAATGGAACGTGTTGTACGTGAAAGAATGTCAATTCAAGATACAGACTCTATCACACCACAACAATTAATTAATATCCGTCCGGTTATTGCGTCAATTAAAGAGTTCTTCGGTAGCTCTCAATTATCACAATTCATGGACCAAGCTAACCCATTAGCTGAGTTAACACATAAACGTCGTCTTTCTGCATTAGGACCTGGTGGTTTAACACGTGAACGTGCTCAAATGGAAGTACGTGACGTTCACTACTCTCACTATGGTCGTATGTGTCCGATCGAGACTCCAGAGGGACCAAACATTGGTTTGATTAACTCATTATCAAGTTATGCACGTGTGAATGAATTTGGTTTCATTGAAACACCATATCGTAAAGTAGACTTAGACACTAACTCTATTACAGATCAAATCGACTACTTAACTGCTGATGAAGAAGATAGCTATGTAGTTGCCCAAGCGAACTCTCGCTTAGATGAAAATGGTCGTTTCTTAGATGATGAAGTCGTATGTCGTTTCCGTGGTAATAACACAGTTATGGCTAAAGAGAAAATGGACTACATGGACGTATCTCCTAAACAAGTAGTTTCAGCTGCGACAGCATGTATTCCTTTCCTTGAAAATGATGACTCTAACCGTGCATTAATGGGTGCAAACATGCAACGTCAAGCAGTACCATTGATGAACACAGAAGCACCATTTGTTGGTACAGGTATGGAACATGTTGCTGCACGTGACTCAGGCGCTGCAATTACAGCTAAATATAGAGGTCGCGTTGAACATGTTGAATCTAAAGAAATCTTAGTTCGTCGTTTAGTAGAAGAAAACGGTACTGAACATGAAGGTGAATTAGATCGTTATCCATTAGCTAAATTCAAACGTTCAAACACTGGTACTTGTTACAACCAACGTCCAATTGTTTCAGTTGGCGATGTCGTTGAGTATAATGAAATTTTAGCTGACGGACCATCAATGGAATTAGGTGAAATGGCATTAGGTCGTAACGTTGTCGTTGGTTTCATGACTTGGGACGGTTACAACTATGAGGATGCTGTTATTATGAGTGAACGTCTAGTTAAAGATGACGTTTATACTTCAATTCATATTGAAGAGTATGAATCAGAAGCTCGTGATACTAAACTAGGACCTGAAGAAATCACTCGTGATATTCCAAATGTTTCAGAAAATGCACTTAAAAACTTAGATGATCGTGGTATTGTCTACGTTGGTGCTGAAGTTAAAGACGGTGACATCTTAGTAGGTAAAGTAACGCCTAAAGGTGTGACTGAATTAACAGCTGAAGAAAGATTATTACACGCTATCTTCGGTGAAAAAGCACGTGAAGTACGTGATACATCATTACGTGTACCTCACGGAGCTGGTGGCATCGTTCTAGATGTTAAAGTATTTAACCGTGAAGAAGGCGATGATACTTTATCTCCAGGCGTTAACCAATTAGTACGTGTATACATCGTACAAAAACGTAAAATCCATGTTGGGGACAAAATGTGTGGTCGTCATGGTAACAAAGGGGTTATCTCTAAGATTGTGCCTGAAGAAGATATGCCTTACTTACCAGATGGACGTCCAATTGATATCATGTTAAACCCACTTGGTGTACCATCTCGTATGAACATCGGACAAGTATTAGAATTACACTTAGGTATGGCTGCTAAAAACTTAGGCATCCATGTTGCATCTCCAGTATTCGATGGTGCGAACGATGATGATGTATGGTCAACAATCGAAGAAGCAGGTATGGCTCGTGACGGTAAAACAGTCTTATACGATGGTAGAACTGGTGAACCATTCGATAATCGTATTTCTGTTGGTGTTATGTACATGCTTAAACTTGCACACATGGTTGACGATAAATTACACGCTCGTTCAACTGGTCCATACTCACTAGTTACACAACAACCGCTTGGTGGTAAAGCACAATTCGGTGGACAACGTTTCGGTGAGATGGAGGTATGGGCACTAGAAGCATACGGTGCTGCTTACACATTACAAGAAATCTTAACTTACAAATCTGACGATACAGTAGGACGTGTTAAAACTTACGAAGCTATCGTTAAAGGTGAAAACATCTCTAGACCAAGTGTTCCAGAATCATTCCGCGTATTGATGAAAGAACTACAAAGTTTAGGTTTAGATGTCAAAGTTATGGATGAACAAGATAATGAAATCGAAATGGCTGATGTTGATGATGAAGATGCAACTGAGCGCAAAGTAGATTTACAACAAAAAGATGTTCCTGAAACTCAAAAAGAAACTACTGACTAA
- a CDS encoding class I SAM-dependent methyltransferase: MGHYYDENPDVQSDERVIQYHYHSHQLNLTTDAGVFSKAQVDFGSDTLVQTFLNEHPPGPSKTIADVGCGYGPIGLMIAKVSPHHQITMVDVNKRALNLAEKNKKANQIDNVIIKESDGLSQLKDSHFDYVLTNPPIRAGKEVVHRIFEEAYQQLNSQGELYVVIQKKQGMPSAKKKMEEIFNNVEVVNKNKGYYILKSRKG; this comes from the coding sequence ATGGGACACTATTATGATGAAAATCCAGATGTACAAAGTGATGAAAGAGTCATTCAATATCATTATCATTCCCATCAATTAAATTTAACTACAGATGCAGGTGTGTTCTCAAAAGCACAAGTAGATTTTGGATCAGATACGTTAGTACAAACATTTTTAAACGAGCATCCTCCTGGACCAAGTAAGACGATTGCTGATGTTGGATGTGGGTATGGTCCGATAGGATTAATGATTGCAAAAGTTTCACCACATCATCAAATTACTATGGTTGATGTGAATAAGCGTGCGTTAAATCTTGCTGAAAAGAATAAAAAAGCAAATCAAATTGATAACGTCATTATCAAAGAAAGTGATGGTTTATCACAACTAAAGGATAGTCATTTTGATTATGTACTAACCAATCCTCCCATTAGAGCTGGCAAAGAAGTTGTTCATCGTATTTTTGAAGAAGCATATCAACAGTTAAATTCACAAGGTGAGTTGTACGTTGTGATTCAAAAGAAACAAGGTATGCCTTCTGCTAAAAAGAAAATGGAAGAAATTTTCAATAATGTCGAAGTTGTTAACAAGAATAAAGGATACTATATATTGAAAAGCCGAAAAGGTTGA
- the rplL gene encoding 50S ribosomal protein L7/L12: MANQEQIIEAIKEMSVLELNDLVKAIEEEFGVTAAAPVAAAGAAGGGDAAAEKTEFDVELTSAGSSKIKVVKAVKEATGLGLKDAKELVDNAPKVIKEGVAKEEAEKLKEQLEEVGATVELK; the protein is encoded by the coding sequence ATGGCTAATCAAGAACAAATCATTGAAGCAATTAAAGAAATGTCAGTATTAGAATTAAACGATTTAGTAAAAGCAATTGAAGAAGAATTTGGTGTAACAGCAGCAGCTCCTGTAGCAGCAGCTGGTGCAGCTGGTGGCGGAGACGCAGCAGCAGAAAAAACTGAATTTGACGTTGAGTTAACTTCAGCTGGATCTTCAAAAATCAAAGTTGTTAAAGCAGTTAAAGAAGCAACTGGTTTAGGCTTAAAAGATGCTAAAGAATTAGTAGATAACGCTCCTAAAGTAATCAAAGAAGGCGTTGCTAAAGAAGAAGCTGAAAAACTTAAAGAACAATTAGAAGAAGTTGGAGCTACTGTAGAATTAAAATAA
- the rplJ gene encoding 50S ribosomal protein L10: MSAIIEAKKQQVDVIAEQLKNSVSTVIVDYRGLTVAEVTELRSQLREAGVEYKVYKNTMVRRAAEQAGIEGLDEFLTGPTAVATSTEDVVAPAKVIAGFAKEHEALEIKTGVMEGSVISAEEVKTVGSLPSHDGLVSMLLSVLQAPVRNFAYAVKAVGEQKEESAE; the protein is encoded by the coding sequence ATGTCTGCTATTATCGAAGCTAAAAAACAACAAGTTGATGTTATTGCTGAACAACTTAAAAATTCAGTTTCAACTGTTATCGTTGACTACCGTGGCTTAACAGTTGCAGAAGTAACTGAACTACGTTCACAATTACGTGAAGCTGGTGTTGAGTACAAAGTTTACAAAAACACTATGGTTCGTCGTGCAGCTGAACAAGCAGGTATCGAAGGCTTAGATGAATTCTTAACAGGTCCTACAGCTGTTGCAACTTCAACTGAAGATGTAGTAGCACCAGCGAAAGTTATCGCAGGATTTGCTAAAGAACACGAAGCTTTAGAAATCAAAACAGGCGTTATGGAAGGTAGCGTTATTTCAGCAGAAGAAGTTAAAACTGTTGGTTCATTACCTTCACACGATGGTCTTGTTTCTATGCTTTTATCAGTATTACAAGCTCCAGTACGCAACTTCGCTTATGCGGTTAAAGCTGTTGGAGAACAAAAAGAAGAAAGCGCTGAATAA
- a CDS encoding ISL3-like element ISSha1 family transposase: MCKSILNTLRIKDKNLNFSDEVIEKKHKGRMSLFYYAELTYQPTHCENCSTKNENFSIVKNGKKTSTITLLKIMEMPAYLELQKQRFYCKSCDSHFTAKSNIVDAHCFISNKTKLAVLDKAQEYRSQKSIAKSCLVSSMTVSRVINQAASDVGQSSFDALPEHLMMDEFKSVKNVIGKMSFIYADAVSHRIVDVVADRKLKSLKDHFYRYSLKLRQKVKTVTIDMYEPYMSLIKQLFPNAKIIIDRFHIVQSLNRALNMSRVHVMNCYRTSNRPLYNKYKSYWKLFLKPFETLEAFNYHKVHLFKEWKTEKGIINYLLGVDVELFNTYHYVHELRRLLKENQIEKFNHKLFSIHLSDVCPKLRPVIRTLRRLATFIENTMTYSNLTNGPLEGINNKIKLIKRVSFGYRNYDNLRNRIIITSRLFVSTTKKEIKQLKVA; the protein is encoded by the coding sequence ATGTGTAAGTCTATATTAAATACATTAAGAATTAAAGATAAAAATCTAAATTTTTCAGATGAAGTGATTGAGAAAAAACATAAAGGACGAATGAGCTTGTTTTACTATGCCGAGCTCACTTATCAACCTACACATTGTGAAAATTGTTCAACTAAAAATGAAAATTTCTCAATAGTAAAAAATGGTAAGAAAACCTCAACGATTACTTTACTTAAAATTATGGAAATGCCCGCTTATTTAGAACTTCAAAAACAAAGATTTTATTGTAAATCATGTGACAGTCATTTTACTGCTAAATCTAATATTGTCGACGCTCATTGCTTTATTTCTAATAAAACAAAACTTGCAGTTTTAGATAAAGCACAAGAATACCGCTCTCAAAAATCTATCGCTAAGTCATGCTTAGTATCATCAATGACTGTGTCTAGAGTGATTAATCAAGCGGCAAGCGACGTAGGTCAGTCTTCTTTTGATGCTTTACCTGAACACTTAATGATGGACGAATTTAAAAGTGTTAAAAATGTTATCGGAAAAATGAGTTTTATTTATGCAGATGCTGTATCGCACCGCATCGTAGATGTGGTAGCGGATCGTAAGTTAAAATCGCTAAAAGATCATTTTTATCGCTATTCTTTGAAACTCAGACAAAAAGTCAAAACAGTCACGATTGATATGTATGAACCATATATGTCACTAATCAAACAATTATTTCCTAACGCGAAGATTATTATTGATCGTTTTCATATTGTTCAATCTTTAAATCGAGCGTTAAATATGTCTAGAGTTCATGTAATGAATTGTTATAGAACCTCTAATAGACCGCTTTATAATAAATATAAAAGTTATTGGAAACTATTTCTTAAACCTTTTGAAACGCTAGAAGCATTTAATTATCATAAAGTCCATTTATTTAAAGAGTGGAAAACCGAAAAAGGCATTATAAATTACTTATTAGGTGTAGATGTAGAACTATTTAATACATATCACTACGTTCATGAGCTAAGAAGATTATTAAAAGAAAATCAAATAGAGAAATTTAATCATAAACTCTTTTCTATTCATCTTTCAGATGTGTGTCCTAAATTACGCCCAGTCATTAGAACTTTAAGACGATTAGCTACTTTCATTGAAAATACTATGACATATTCTAACCTGACCAACGGCCCGTTAGAAGGAATTAATAATAAAATCAAACTCATTAAAAGGGTATCTTTTGGTTATAGAAATTATGATAATTTACGTAATCGAATTATTATAACTTCGCGACTATTTGTCTCAACAACAAAAAAAGAGATTAAACAACTTAAAGTTGCTTAA
- the rplA gene encoding 50S ribosomal protein L1 has product MAKKGKKYQEAANKVDRTKHYSVEEAISLAKETSIANFDASVEVAFRLGIDTRKNDQQIRGAVVLPNGTGKSQRVLVFAKGDKITEAEEAGADYVGESEYVQKIQQGWFDFDVVVATPDMMGEVGKLGRVLGPKGLMPNPKTGTVTMDVKKAVEEIKAGKVEYRAEKAGIVHASIGKVSFSDEKLVENFKTLQDVLAKAKPSSAKGTYFKSVAVTTTMGPGVKIDTSSFKL; this is encoded by the coding sequence ATGGCTAAAAAAGGTAAAAAGTATCAAGAAGCAGCTAATAAAGTTGATCGTACTAAACACTATAGTGTTGAAGAAGCAATCAGCTTAGCTAAAGAAACAAGCATTGCTAACTTTGACGCATCAGTTGAAGTTGCTTTCCGTTTAGGAATTGATACACGTAAAAATGACCAACAAATCCGTGGTGCAGTAGTATTACCAAACGGAACTGGTAAATCACAACGTGTATTAGTATTTGCTAAAGGTGACAAAATCACTGAAGCAGAAGAAGCAGGCGCAGATTACGTAGGTGAATCTGAATACGTACAAAAAATTCAACAAGGTTGGTTCGACTTTGACGTAGTAGTAGCTACACCAGACATGATGGGCGAAGTTGGTAAATTAGGTCGTGTATTAGGACCTAAAGGTTTAATGCCAAATCCTAAAACTGGTACAGTAACTATGGATGTAAAAAAAGCTGTTGAAGAAATCAAAGCTGGTAAAGTTGAATACCGTGCTGAAAAAGCAGGTATTGTACATGCTTCAATCGGTAAAGTTTCATTCAGCGATGAAAAATTAGTTGAAAACTTCAAAACTTTACAAGACGTATTAGCTAAAGCTAAACCATCATCTGCTAAAGGTACTTACTTCAAATCTGTTGCTGTAACTACAACAATGGGTCCTGGAGTTAAAATTGATACTTCATCATTCAAATTATAA